One Polyangiaceae bacterium DNA segment encodes these proteins:
- a CDS encoding sigma factor-like helix-turn-helix DNA-binding protein — protein sequence MESKKADELAEIGVEETSFPVDGATALSPEESEENITREQRRSRRKRDIRARTISVKRMTKRELEIGRLLYPETDYWKPRTRAECLDGPRPCPFVSCKHHLYIDVSPRTGAIKLNFPDLEVWEMGETCALDVADRGGTTLEDVGAIMNLTRERIRQVEVKALAKLEALRDMMALRDFVDEGPVGRRRLPKLSKDDIEGPEYRDEDEDEADSYTSAAEDEDREFDLETLDA from the coding sequence ATGGAGTCGAAGAAGGCGGACGAGTTGGCGGAAATCGGCGTGGAGGAAACCTCGTTCCCGGTGGATGGTGCAACGGCGCTGTCTCCCGAAGAGAGTGAGGAGAACATCACCCGTGAGCAGCGCCGCTCGCGGCGCAAGCGCGACATTCGTGCTCGCACCATCAGCGTCAAGCGCATGACCAAGCGCGAGCTGGAGATCGGCCGCTTGCTCTACCCCGAGACGGACTACTGGAAGCCGCGCACGCGGGCGGAATGCCTCGACGGGCCGCGTCCTTGTCCCTTCGTCTCGTGCAAGCACCACTTGTACATCGACGTGTCGCCACGCACCGGCGCGATCAAGTTGAACTTCCCGGACCTCGAGGTGTGGGAGATGGGCGAAACCTGCGCCCTGGACGTCGCCGATCGTGGCGGCACGACCCTGGAGGACGTGGGAGCCATCATGAATCTGACTCGCGAGCGCATTCGGCAGGTTGAGGTCAAGGCCCTGGCAAAGCTGGAGGCACTGCGCGACATGATGGCGCTCCGAGATTTCGTGGATGAGGGTCCGGTAGGACGTCGCCGCTTGCCGAAGCTATCGAAGGACGACATCGAAGGCCCGGAGTACCGCGACGAGGACGAAGACGAGGCGGACAGCTACACCAGCGCCGCCGAGGACGAGGATCGCGAGTTCGACCTCGAGACCCTCGACGCCTGA
- a CDS encoding membrane dipeptidase produces MVELSFDDPRRDPSSLARRLDISREAVELYLASDVIDLHIDSFIWNRVFGYDLTRRHGEGVAAACFYSQVDFPRVLEAGLTGATWIITTNPWRTAGGRARTFLRNLERLRAIFAKVPEQFAVVRNVAEYEAARAEGKHAAFIGIQGGNALDATPDALDLIPDDLILRITLVHLTSSALGATSSPLRLGSDPGLTDRGRDYVQRLNDKRVFVDLAHISQKGFWDAVEVHAKDKPFIVTHTGVCGVTPHWRNLDDDQLRAVADSGGTIGIMYQSSFLGDGSFSGRAESVANHLLHVVRTVGDDHASLGSDWDGAITPPRDMRTCLELPRLVDILLTRGLAPESVQKLLGRNFLRTVRLLRG; encoded by the coding sequence GTGGTTGAGCTTTCCTTCGACGATCCCCGGCGCGATCCGAGCTCTCTCGCTCGTCGCCTCGACATCTCTCGCGAAGCCGTCGAGCTGTATCTCGCGAGCGACGTCATCGATCTACACATCGACTCTTTCATCTGGAATCGCGTTTTTGGCTACGATCTGACGCGACGCCACGGCGAGGGAGTAGCGGCTGCATGCTTCTACAGCCAGGTCGACTTTCCTCGCGTGTTGGAGGCAGGGCTCACCGGCGCTACCTGGATCATCACCACCAACCCCTGGCGTACGGCAGGAGGCCGTGCCCGTACGTTCCTGCGCAACCTCGAGCGACTGCGCGCCATCTTTGCGAAGGTCCCCGAGCAGTTCGCTGTGGTACGCAACGTCGCGGAGTACGAGGCCGCAAGGGCCGAAGGCAAACACGCGGCGTTCATCGGCATCCAAGGAGGGAACGCACTGGACGCCACGCCGGATGCGCTCGATCTCATCCCCGATGATCTGATCCTGCGCATCACGCTGGTGCACCTCACCTCTTCCGCCCTGGGGGCCACGAGCTCGCCGCTGCGTCTGGGTAGCGACCCGGGTCTGACGGACCGCGGGCGCGACTACGTGCAGCGCCTGAACGACAAGCGAGTCTTCGTCGACCTGGCCCACATCTCGCAAAAGGGCTTTTGGGACGCCGTGGAGGTTCACGCCAAGGACAAGCCCTTCATCGTCACGCACACTGGCGTGTGCGGCGTGACGCCTCATTGGCGCAACCTGGACGACGACCAACTGCGCGCCGTGGCTGATAGCGGCGGCACCATCGGCATCATGTACCAGTCGAGCTTTCTCGGCGATGGGAGCTTCTCAGGCCGCGCCGAGTCCGTAGCGAACCACTTGCTGCACGTCGTGCGCACCGTGGGCGACGACCACGCCAGTTTGGGAAGTGACTGGGACGGGGCGATCACGCCACCCCGAGACATGCGCACCTGCCTGGAGCTGCCGCGCCTGGTCGACATCTTGTTGACCCGCGGGCTCGCACCAGAGTCGGTGCAAAAGCTCCTGGGTCGCAACTTCCTCCGCACGGTACGCCTGCTGCGCGGTTAG
- a CDS encoding ParA family protein, translating to MKIWPNPWAHAIALGGASITTSGPETLAMHPTCTICSTPFSVQFSYQVEKSDTEAGTHFSYFCSQRCLEQSHRGDGGEVCCDACGRSFRVELAAHVLFVGQNRRYACSPACRASLRGRREELRQAAATTTATVVPLPTPPRAAPAPSRQRPDAQVLAVFNHKGGTGKTTTSVTVAAGLAARGFKVLLVDVDGQGNVAMSLGLEAQRSLYHVLVMGLALNQATTQARPGLDILPSNETLAAAELYLAGRAERDRVLAERLAPAKREYDFIVLDCSPSLSLLNQNALVCADAVLCPVGCDYLSLVGVRQVLRTLKQVNKLLGHPVALWGVLPTFYDSRAKICQEALSTLREHFGPRCLDPIRVTTKIKEAPAKHLTLQEHARGSSAADDYERVVERLSATRAMTRDRSDAALAGGMG from the coding sequence GTGAAAATTTGGCCGAACCCCTGGGCGCATGCCATTGCCCTGGGTGGCGCTTCGATAACCACATCGGGGCCCGAGACCCTCGCCATGCACCCCACCTGCACCATCTGCTCCACGCCCTTCAGCGTTCAGTTCAGCTACCAGGTCGAGAAGTCCGACACCGAAGCTGGAACTCACTTCAGCTACTTCTGCTCACAACGATGCCTCGAGCAGAGCCATCGAGGAGACGGCGGCGAAGTGTGCTGCGACGCTTGTGGCCGCTCCTTCCGCGTCGAACTCGCAGCCCACGTGCTGTTCGTCGGCCAGAATCGTCGCTACGCTTGCAGCCCCGCTTGCCGCGCCTCTCTGCGTGGCAGGCGTGAAGAACTTCGACAAGCGGCCGCGACGACGACCGCCACCGTGGTTCCCTTGCCCACGCCACCGCGTGCCGCGCCCGCGCCGTCGCGTCAGCGGCCGGATGCCCAGGTGCTGGCCGTCTTCAATCACAAGGGCGGCACCGGCAAGACGACTACGAGCGTCACGGTGGCTGCGGGGCTCGCAGCGCGCGGGTTCAAGGTGCTGCTGGTCGACGTCGACGGCCAGGGGAACGTGGCGATGTCGCTCGGTCTCGAAGCGCAGCGGTCGCTCTATCACGTGCTGGTGATGGGTCTGGCCCTGAATCAAGCGACGACCCAAGCGCGCCCCGGTCTGGACATCTTGCCGTCCAACGAGACCCTCGCCGCCGCCGAACTCTACCTCGCTGGCCGCGCGGAGCGAGACCGCGTGCTCGCGGAACGCCTGGCTCCGGCCAAGCGCGAGTACGACTTCATCGTCCTCGATTGCTCACCAAGCCTGTCGCTGCTCAACCAGAACGCACTCGTCTGCGCAGACGCGGTGCTGTGCCCCGTCGGCTGCGACTACCTGTCGCTGGTCGGCGTGCGCCAGGTGCTCCGCACTTTGAAGCAGGTGAACAAACTCCTGGGTCACCCGGTCGCCCTCTGGGGCGTGCTACCAACTTTCTACGATTCGCGAGCGAAGATCTGCCAAGAGGCGCTCTCGACCCTGCGCGAACACTTCGGGCCCCGCTGCCTGGATCCCATTCGTGTGACGACGAAGATCAAGGAAGCGCCCGCGAAGCACCTGACTCTTCAGGAACACGCCCGCGGCAGCAGTGCCGCTGACGACTACGAACGCGTGGTGGAGCGCCTATCGGCCACACGCGCCATGACCCGAGACCGCAGCGATGCAGCCCTGGCAGGAGGTATGGGGTGA
- the purH gene encoding bifunctional phosphoribosylaminoimidazolecarboxamide formyltransferase/IMP cyclohydrolase — MPIRRALLSVSDKTGLVDLARVLVERDVALLSTGGTQKLLEESSIPVTPVERYTESPEVMAGRVKTLHPRVHGGLLAREGVDEADLTRIGASFIDLLVVNLYPFAETLKKPGASFEELIENIDIGGPSMLRSAAKNHERVTVVCEPADYPELIELLRTGGDVPADLRRRFAHKAFAHTAAYDAMISNWLGGVDESDGFSRSLTLPYEKAYALRYGENPHQRAAFYRDRDAADGSLARAESLGSGAKELSFNNLVDVDAALEAVREFPAPAAVVVKHASPCGIATAPTLAHAYHAAREADAMSAFGGIVALNREVDLKTAELLAETFLECIVAPSFCAEALERLRKKSALRLLATGAWLAADHAGWVHKRIGGGIALQSRDDSGPGEVEAGRVVSKRAPSPAELHALNFAWNAVKHVRSNAIVLARQDGDAVCTSGIGGGQTARVLAVELAVKQAGPRAAGSVLASDAFFPFPDGVETAAKGGVKAIVQPGGSKKDDDVIAKADDLGLAMIFTGKRHFRH; from the coding sequence ATGCCGATCCGCCGCGCCCTGCTCTCCGTATCCGACAAGACTGGCCTCGTGGACCTCGCCCGCGTTCTCGTCGAGCGCGACGTAGCGCTGCTCTCCACGGGCGGAACGCAGAAGCTGTTGGAAGAGAGCTCGATTCCCGTGACACCGGTAGAGCGCTACACCGAGTCGCCGGAAGTGATGGCGGGCCGCGTCAAGACACTGCATCCCCGAGTGCATGGCGGCCTGCTCGCCCGAGAGGGCGTCGACGAAGCGGACCTGACACGGATCGGCGCGAGCTTCATCGATCTGCTAGTGGTCAACTTGTACCCCTTCGCCGAAACCTTGAAGAAACCAGGAGCTAGCTTCGAAGAGCTGATCGAGAACATCGACATCGGCGGGCCCAGCATGTTGCGCTCTGCAGCCAAGAACCACGAACGCGTCACGGTGGTGTGCGAGCCGGCCGACTACCCCGAGCTGATCGAACTGCTGCGCACCGGTGGTGACGTGCCCGCGGATCTTCGGCGTCGCTTCGCTCACAAAGCTTTCGCCCACACCGCCGCCTACGATGCGATGATCAGCAATTGGCTCGGGGGCGTCGACGAGAGCGACGGCTTCTCGCGCTCGCTGACCCTGCCCTACGAAAAGGCGTACGCACTTCGCTACGGCGAAAACCCCCACCAACGCGCGGCTTTTTATCGCGACCGGGACGCCGCCGACGGCAGTCTGGCGCGGGCAGAAAGCCTCGGCAGCGGCGCCAAGGAGCTGTCCTTCAACAACTTGGTCGACGTGGACGCAGCCCTGGAAGCCGTCCGCGAGTTTCCCGCGCCGGCCGCGGTCGTGGTCAAGCACGCCTCCCCCTGCGGCATCGCAACCGCGCCCACGCTGGCGCACGCCTACCACGCCGCGCGAGAGGCTGACGCCATGAGCGCCTTCGGTGGCATCGTGGCGCTCAATCGCGAGGTGGATCTGAAGACCGCAGAGCTTCTGGCCGAGACCTTCTTGGAGTGCATCGTCGCACCGAGTTTCTGCGCCGAGGCCCTCGAGCGCTTGCGCAAGAAGAGTGCCCTGCGCCTGCTGGCGACGGGAGCATGGCTCGCGGCGGATCACGCGGGTTGGGTGCACAAGCGCATCGGCGGCGGCATCGCGTTGCAGAGCCGGGACGACAGCGGTCCAGGCGAGGTGGAGGCGGGCCGAGTCGTCAGCAAGCGCGCGCCCAGCCCTGCCGAACTGCATGCCCTGAACTTCGCCTGGAACGCCGTGAAACACGTGCGTTCCAACGCGATTGTGTTGGCGCGCCAAGATGGCGATGCCGTCTGCACCAGCGGCATCGGTGGAGGACAGACAGCACGTGTGCTGGCCGTGGAGCTGGCCGTGAAGCAAGCTGGCCCGCGGGCGGCGGGCAGCGTGCTCGCGTCAGACGCCTTCTTCCCCTTCCCGGACGGCGTGGAGACGGCGGCAAAGGGCGGCGTCAAAGCCATCGTGCAGCCCGGTGGAAGCAAGAAGGACGATGACGTGATCGCCAAGGCCGACGATCTCGGCCTGGCGATGATCTTCACGGGCAAGCGACACTTTCGCCACTGA
- a CDS encoding RluA family pseudouridine synthase, with product MRVFRVPPESAGMRVDRFLASQLRNTSRTRAKDIAARTAYSLDARPLKPSERVHAEDHVVLWRPAFDELDEPQPIAVVFEDEHLLVVDKPPNMAVHPTARHHHATVVKCLQAERPGEFLTLVHRIDRETSGLLMVARSPAADRAFKRALEDRSVGAFTGAKSPPLQKTYLAITHGAPPEGLIDRPLEADTDNPLRVKMRQAAPGTGLEARTQVKVLETKGGYCLVECELLTGRQHQIRVHLAAAGAPLVGDKLYGPDERMLARAADGELSDADLAQLELPRHALHAHRYRLRHAVTGTDLDLCSPLPPDLRDFWSSR from the coding sequence ATGCGCGTCTTTCGCGTGCCGCCGGAATCCGCGGGCATGCGCGTAGACCGCTTCTTGGCGTCGCAACTTCGTAACACGAGTCGCACTCGCGCCAAGGACATCGCCGCCCGCACGGCCTACTCCCTCGACGCGCGCCCCCTCAAGCCCAGCGAACGGGTGCACGCGGAAGACCACGTCGTCTTGTGGCGTCCTGCCTTCGACGAGCTGGACGAGCCTCAGCCGATTGCCGTGGTGTTCGAGGACGAGCACTTGCTGGTGGTGGACAAGCCACCAAACATGGCGGTGCACCCCACGGCCCGCCACCATCACGCCACCGTGGTCAAATGCCTACAGGCTGAGCGACCCGGGGAGTTCCTGACCCTGGTTCATCGCATCGATCGCGAGACCAGCGGCCTGTTGATGGTCGCGCGCTCCCCCGCTGCGGATCGCGCCTTCAAGCGTGCCCTGGAAGACCGAAGCGTCGGCGCTTTCACCGGCGCGAAGAGCCCGCCGCTGCAGAAGACGTACCTGGCGATCACCCACGGCGCGCCGCCCGAGGGCTTGATCGACCGACCCCTGGAGGCCGACACGGACAACCCGTTGCGGGTGAAGATGCGCCAGGCCGCCCCGGGCACGGGGCTGGAGGCCAGAACGCAAGTCAAAGTGCTCGAGACGAAAGGGGGCTACTGTCTCGTCGAGTGCGAGCTGCTCACCGGGCGCCAACACCAGATCCGCGTGCATCTGGCGGCGGCCGGCGCCCCCTTGGTGGGCGACAAGCTGTATGGGCCGGACGAACGCATGTTGGCGCGCGCCGCCGATGGCGAGCTTTCCGACGCTGATCTGGCCCAACTCGAGCTGCCACGGCACGCCCTGCACGCCCATCGCTACCGGCTGCGCCATGCCGTCACTGGTACCGACTTGGACCTGTGCTCGCCGCTTCCACCCGACCTGCGAGACTTTTGGTCCAGTCGCTGA
- the argB gene encoding acetylglutamate kinase: MDQLIEKAAILHEALPYIRRFHKRVFVVKYGGHAMVDAELKESFARDVCLLRYVGIGVVVVHGGGPQINETLSRMGIASSFNAGLRVTDDETMNVVEMVLGGGVNQDIVGLICQHGGRAVGLSGKDDHFMKARRLDLVSARDSRGEEVSVDLGRVGDVLSVDPSIVHKLLDSGFLPVIAPIGVDEMGHALNVNADTAAGRIASALSAAKLVLMTDVEGVKDDQGQLLSSLGAAEAERLIDAGAVSGGMIPKVRCALDAVASSVEKVHIIDGRRRHALLLEIFTDSGVGTEIRAAT, encoded by the coding sequence ATGGACCAACTCATTGAAAAAGCAGCGATTTTGCACGAGGCATTGCCCTACATCCGCCGCTTCCACAAGCGCGTCTTCGTCGTCAAGTACGGCGGGCACGCGATGGTGGATGCCGAGCTGAAGGAGAGCTTTGCGCGCGACGTGTGCCTGCTTCGCTACGTGGGGATTGGCGTGGTCGTCGTCCACGGAGGGGGCCCTCAGATCAACGAGACGCTGTCGCGCATGGGCATTGCGTCTTCCTTCAACGCGGGGTTGCGTGTGACCGACGACGAAACGATGAACGTGGTCGAGATGGTGCTGGGCGGCGGAGTAAACCAGGACATCGTCGGGCTCATCTGTCAGCACGGCGGGCGTGCCGTGGGTCTGAGCGGCAAGGACGATCACTTCATGAAGGCCCGACGCCTGGATCTCGTGAGTGCCCGAGACTCACGTGGCGAGGAGGTTTCCGTCGATCTGGGCCGGGTTGGCGACGTGCTCAGCGTCGATCCCTCAATCGTGCACAAGCTGCTCGATAGCGGATTCTTACCGGTCATCGCCCCCATCGGCGTGGACGAGATGGGTCATGCACTCAACGTCAACGCCGACACGGCCGCCGGCCGCATTGCCTCCGCCCTGTCGGCTGCCAAGTTGGTGCTGATGACCGACGTGGAGGGAGTCAAAGACGACCAGGGCCAGCTGCTGAGTTCTCTAGGCGCCGCCGAAGCCGAGCGCTTGATCGACGCGGGCGCCGTCTCTGGCGGGATGATCCCCAAAGTGCGATGTGCCCTGGACGCCGTGGCTAGCAGCGTGGAGAAAGTCCACATCATCGACGGACGGCGGCGCCACGCCCTGTTGCTCGAGATCTTCACGGATAGCGGCGTCGGCACGGAAATCCGAGCCGCGACGTGA
- a CDS encoding glycogen/starch synthase → MIHAGAMDILMVAAELDEGAGHTPAGSSVAGLAKALKHLGHNVTVVCPKLPDLEGSGILLARRLTPLVLQDGTEVTLLDAQLPSGVLLTTFDAPLLFDRPGVYGEGGKDYPDNAKRFGLLAQVALGLCRQRMARGHVLDVVHAHDAGAGLVPLLLSDAKDVGVPCVFTVHDFERQVALPQKDAEDLGLPKHLLADERLRLGSKLNLLATGLASASAVTTVSPSYAEQLLDDAVAGPLAALASSLPAPPLGILGGVDYAVFNPATDAALPSRYDAEDTANKGRCKTALLREAELELDFERPLFAFLGPLEKEAGFDQLSSGLAKLLKQELSLVVVGQPNGVATKRLETQLEKQRDKLAWLRRSDVTTLRRVLSAADFVLGLDRRLAFPAPLLVAQRYGAIPVARAVGGVADAVVDADLELETGSGILMDGDDVDALQRGVGRALAAFRSPGFGGLRRRVMRRDASWDRPARRTLQVYRQAMVLAG, encoded by the coding sequence ATGATACACGCTGGCGCCATGGATATCTTGATGGTCGCGGCGGAGCTCGACGAGGGCGCCGGTCACACGCCTGCGGGCTCCTCAGTGGCCGGTTTGGCCAAGGCGCTCAAGCATCTCGGGCACAACGTGACGGTGGTCTGCCCCAAGCTCCCGGACCTCGAAGGGTCGGGGATCCTCCTGGCGCGGCGACTGACCCCGTTGGTGCTGCAGGATGGAACCGAGGTGACGCTCCTGGACGCGCAGCTGCCGAGCGGGGTGTTGCTCACGACTTTCGACGCGCCCCTGCTGTTCGATCGCCCGGGCGTCTACGGCGAGGGCGGCAAGGACTACCCCGACAACGCCAAGCGCTTCGGCCTGCTGGCCCAGGTCGCCCTCGGGCTGTGCCGACAGCGCATGGCTCGAGGCCACGTGTTGGACGTGGTCCACGCCCACGATGCGGGAGCCGGCCTGGTTCCGCTGCTGCTGTCGGACGCCAAAGACGTCGGGGTCCCGTGCGTGTTCACGGTCCACGACTTCGAGCGCCAGGTGGCGTTGCCGCAAAAGGACGCGGAAGACTTGGGGCTGCCCAAGCACCTGCTCGCCGACGAACGCTTGCGCTTGGGCAGCAAGCTGAACTTGCTGGCAACTGGGCTGGCGAGCGCAAGTGCGGTCACCACCGTGAGCCCCAGCTACGCCGAGCAGCTCCTCGATGACGCAGTTGCTGGCCCCCTGGCCGCCCTGGCGAGCAGCCTTCCCGCTCCGCCGCTCGGAATCCTGGGCGGCGTCGACTACGCCGTGTTCAATCCTGCGACCGACGCTGCGCTGCCCAGTCGCTACGACGCGGAAGATACCGCCAACAAGGGCCGTTGCAAGACGGCGCTGCTACGTGAGGCGGAGCTGGAGCTGGATTTCGAGCGGCCGTTGTTTGCCTTCCTCGGTCCCTTGGAGAAGGAGGCCGGGTTCGACCAGCTCTCCTCGGGGCTTGCGAAGCTGCTGAAGCAAGAGCTGTCCCTGGTCGTCGTCGGGCAACCAAACGGCGTCGCGACCAAGCGCCTCGAAACCCAATTGGAGAAGCAGCGAGACAAGTTGGCGTGGCTTCGTCGCAGCGACGTCACCACGTTGCGCCGCGTGCTTTCTGCAGCCGATTTCGTGCTCGGCCTGGATCGCCGCCTTGCCTTTCCTGCGCCCCTGCTCGTGGCTCAGCGCTACGGTGCCATTCCCGTCGCGCGCGCAGTGGGTGGAGTAGCGGACGCGGTGGTGGATGCGGATCTGGAGCTGGAAACGGGGAGTGGGATCTTGATGGACGGCGATGATGTCGACGCGCTGCAACGCGGTGTGGGACGCGCGCTGGCGGCGTTTCGTTCGCCCGGCTTTGGTGGGCTACGCCGGCGCGTGATGCGCCGCGATGCAAGCTGGGATCGTCCAGCGCGACGCACGCTCCAAGTGTACCGCCAAGCGATGGTACTCGCAGGCTGA
- a CDS encoding M1 family metallopeptidase, producing the protein MTSGPSSTGELPSRPAARRRTLTEGALGLLACWATVQIGGTAIAHPPAHTPVHTSTTQIGPEHDTDASLPRTAVAVANYTLHARLDEQNHTISGKGKLRWVNRSNQPVRRLYFHLYLNAFKNEKTLFLRSPFVTARDEGRLTDFGYIDVKSMRAAELGNVDLWKQAKTHSPGDADDETDIEVPLPEAIDPGASLTLDFEFESKLPRVLARTGHADGFHMVAQWYPKIAKLEPDGSFAHFAFHPHAEFYADFGSYDVTLDVADGIIVGATGAQRSDEHERGRRRVRFTADNVHDFAWCAWRGFAEETRRIGSTEVRLLYPPGHEANAARTLTALTDALPRIEGWLGAYPHGTLTVVHPPTAATAAGGMEYPTLITTGGPWWSAYDGTRVMDGLAIHELAHQWFQGMVATNEAEYPFLDEGLTSYVEQVVLEEQHGTASFGRVLGYDLDAAVLQRAAAARVALDDPMAQPAAAFSSFSSIGGLVYARTTTVLETLARVWGRNRVKQALGRYARAFRFRHPTPQDFESALEHSVGRQAAQVFRRAVFDRGFVDFAVEVPENARNRPPGGVFRSGQGNGTQAAAEGWSSRVILRRHGTLEIPVEVELRFADGRRTRRSWDGQGTWKAIDVVDSEPVVAAVVDPDQRVLLDQDLANNAVSTEPRLPWRSMTRLGYWSALTLSVLPP; encoded by the coding sequence GTGACCAGCGGCCCCAGTAGCACCGGTGAACTCCCGTCGCGGCCTGCCGCTCGGCGGCGCACGCTGACCGAAGGTGCGCTTGGTCTACTGGCATGTTGGGCGACTGTGCAGATCGGTGGCACGGCGATCGCACATCCTCCCGCGCACACGCCGGTGCATACGTCCACGACGCAAATCGGCCCGGAGCACGACACCGACGCGTCGCTGCCGCGAACTGCAGTCGCCGTGGCCAACTACACGCTGCATGCGCGCCTGGACGAGCAGAACCACACGATCAGCGGCAAGGGGAAACTGCGCTGGGTCAATCGCTCCAATCAGCCGGTACGACGGCTGTATTTCCACCTCTACCTGAACGCCTTCAAGAACGAGAAGACCCTCTTCTTGCGCTCGCCCTTCGTGACGGCGCGCGACGAGGGGCGTCTGACGGACTTTGGCTACATCGACGTCAAGTCGATGCGCGCGGCTGAACTCGGCAACGTCGATCTGTGGAAGCAGGCCAAGACGCACTCGCCCGGGGACGCCGACGACGAGACCGACATCGAGGTTCCGCTACCCGAAGCCATCGACCCCGGCGCCAGCCTGACCCTCGACTTCGAGTTCGAGTCCAAGCTGCCACGTGTCCTGGCTCGCACCGGGCATGCGGACGGTTTCCACATGGTCGCGCAGTGGTATCCGAAGATCGCGAAGCTCGAACCCGACGGTAGCTTTGCCCACTTCGCCTTTCATCCCCACGCCGAGTTCTATGCCGATTTTGGCAGCTACGACGTCACCCTCGACGTCGCCGACGGAATCATCGTGGGCGCGACGGGGGCACAGCGCTCGGACGAGCATGAGCGGGGTCGCCGCCGCGTGCGCTTCACCGCGGACAACGTGCACGACTTCGCCTGGTGTGCGTGGCGCGGCTTCGCCGAAGAAACGCGCCGAATCGGCTCGACCGAGGTTCGCCTGCTCTACCCACCGGGCCACGAAGCCAACGCGGCGCGCACCCTCACCGCCCTCACCGACGCGTTGCCCCGGATCGAGGGCTGGCTCGGTGCCTATCCGCACGGCACGCTGACCGTGGTCCACCCGCCCACTGCAGCAACGGCGGCGGGAGGGATGGAGTATCCGACTTTGATCACGACGGGCGGTCCTTGGTGGTCGGCCTACGATGGCACCCGCGTGATGGACGGGCTGGCGATCCATGAGCTGGCGCACCAGTGGTTCCAGGGCATGGTGGCCACGAACGAAGCGGAGTACCCCTTCCTCGACGAGGGGCTGACGTCCTACGTCGAGCAGGTGGTGCTCGAAGAGCAGCACGGCACCGCGTCCTTCGGGCGTGTGCTCGGCTACGACTTGGACGCCGCCGTGTTGCAGCGCGCCGCGGCGGCGCGGGTAGCTCTCGACGACCCCATGGCACAGCCCGCGGCGGCCTTCTCGAGCTTCTCGAGCATCGGCGGCTTGGTCTACGCCCGCACGACCACGGTGCTCGAAACGCTTGCGCGCGTCTGGGGTCGAAATCGTGTCAAGCAGGCGCTTGGCCGCTACGCACGGGCCTTTCGCTTCCGCCACCCAACGCCGCAGGACTTCGAGTCCGCCCTCGAACACAGCGTCGGCCGGCAAGCGGCGCAAGTGTTCCGACGCGCCGTGTTCGATCGCGGTTTCGTCGACTTCGCAGTGGAAGTCCCAGAGAACGCGCGCAACCGCCCACCGGGCGGAGTGTTTCGCTCGGGCCAGGGCAACGGGACACAGGCCGCCGCCGAAGGTTGGTCGAGTCGAGTGATCCTTCGGCGACACGGTACGTTGGAGATCCCCGTCGAGGTCGAACTCCGCTTCGCCGACGGCAGACGCACGCGTCGCAGCTGGGACGGCCAAGGCACTTGGAAAGCGATCGACGTCGTGGACTCGGAGCCCGTCGTTGCGGCCGTCGTCGACCCCGACCAACGCGTGCTGCTCGATCAAGACTTGGCGAACAACGCCGTCAGCACCGAGCCTCGCCTGCCCTGGCGGAGCATGACGCGCCTGGGGTATTGGTCAGCGCTGACCCTTTCGGTGCTGCCACCATGA